One window from the genome of Actinoplanes teichomyceticus ATCC 31121 encodes:
- a CDS encoding TetR/AcrR family transcriptional regulator, translated as MPADDALRDRLVRVGAELLRTGSPEALSLREIARRAGVSHGAPRRYFPTHLSLLSAIARSGYADLSAQVTAALLAASPDPREQIATIAHLYVRFAATNRGMFELMFRHDLLQSGYLGLRDDALPLFRLLVDQVAAARPASGPLAAPPAETTAAAIWSALHGVAELWNWGSLTLATRATDPAPFIDAVLDAHLGPPAH; from the coding sequence ATGCCCGCTGACGACGCCCTACGCGACCGGTTGGTGCGGGTCGGGGCCGAGCTGTTGCGTACCGGAAGTCCCGAAGCTCTCTCACTGCGTGAGATAGCCCGGCGCGCCGGCGTCTCGCACGGCGCGCCGCGCCGCTATTTCCCGACCCATCTGTCACTGCTGTCGGCCATCGCCCGGTCCGGCTACGCCGACCTGTCCGCCCAGGTCACCGCGGCCCTGCTGGCCGCCTCCCCGGATCCACGCGAGCAGATCGCCACGATCGCCCACCTCTACGTACGGTTCGCCGCCACCAACCGCGGGATGTTCGAGCTGATGTTCCGCCACGATCTGTTGCAGAGCGGCTATCTGGGCCTGCGTGACGACGCGCTCCCGCTGTTCCGGCTGCTGGTCGACCAGGTCGCCGCCGCACGCCCGGCATCCGGCCCACTCGCCGCCCCGCCCGCCGAGACCACCGCGGCCGCGATCTGGTCCGCCCTGCACGGCGTCGCGGAGCTGTGGAACTGGGGTTCGCTGACGCTCGCCACCAGGGCCACCGACCCGGCGCCGTTCATCGACGCCGTCCTGGACGCCCACCTCGGGCCGCCGGCCCACTGA
- a CDS encoding lysophospholipid acyltransferase family protein: MPPLYAAAHRTLGVLLRGLWPTTVTGLEHLPAGTGAVLAANHHAVADQLFLGVNTPRHIAFWAKAEYFRSSGIRGALTRRVVTGMGAIPVERAGGRAVLTAFDAAVPILQGGGLVAVFPEGTRSPDGRLYRGRTGAVRLAAQAGVPIVPVGIRGTERIRPAGRRLPRPHPVTLSFGPALPVEVESARDARRLTDELIARIQSLSGQVYVPSYAPVRHG; encoded by the coding sequence ATGCCACCCCTCTACGCGGCCGCTCATCGCACGCTCGGCGTCCTGCTGCGCGGTCTCTGGCCCACCACGGTCACCGGGCTGGAGCACCTCCCGGCCGGCACCGGCGCCGTCCTCGCCGCCAACCATCACGCCGTCGCCGACCAGCTCTTCCTCGGCGTCAACACGCCGCGGCACATCGCCTTCTGGGCCAAGGCCGAGTACTTCCGCTCCTCCGGCATCCGCGGCGCCCTGACCCGCCGGGTGGTCACCGGGATGGGCGCCATCCCGGTCGAACGCGCCGGCGGCCGGGCCGTGCTCACCGCCTTCGACGCGGCCGTCCCGATCCTTCAGGGCGGCGGGCTGGTCGCGGTCTTCCCGGAAGGCACCCGCTCCCCCGACGGCCGCCTCTACCGCGGCCGCACCGGCGCCGTCCGGCTCGCCGCCCAGGCCGGCGTCCCGATCGTCCCGGTCGGGATCCGCGGCACCGAACGGATCCGGCCGGCCGGGCGGCGGCTGCCCCGGCCACACCCGGTGACACTGAGCTTCGGGCCCGCCCTGCCGGTGGAGGTGGAGTCGGCGCGTGACGCCCGCCGGCTGACGGACGAGCTGATTGCGCGGATCCAGTCGCTGAGCGGACAGGTCTACGTGCCCTCCTACGCTCCTGTCCGGCATGGGTGA
- a CDS encoding GGDEF domain-containing response regulator produces the protein MSTAEPGPVVDDLGLDAEEQRPDLVLVVDDDQDIASFVEFNLKVHGFDVIRARDGQEALDMMETHRPDLALVDWMMPRMDGVELIRRLRADPLTSALPVIMLTARSMTVDKVVGLTTGADDYLTKPFDTAELIARVSTTLRRNKEFREVSPLTGLPGNARVRREISDRMRAGGDYSVGYIDIDRFKSVNDVYGFDRGDEFIIALARSLQRASAATGKPSIFLGHIGGDDFVFICHPDQVLPLTKSMVTDFESAADRLYDPKDAQRGYIEVPDRRGNKQRAALVTLSIGVAQATAGGRQFDDPRMVIAVASEMKKVAKSQPGSYVAIDRRRSEPEA, from the coding sequence GTGAGTACCGCCGAGCCGGGGCCCGTGGTCGACGACCTCGGGCTCGACGCCGAGGAACAACGACCCGATCTCGTCCTGGTCGTCGACGACGACCAGGACATCGCGAGCTTCGTCGAGTTCAACCTCAAGGTGCACGGCTTCGACGTGATCCGCGCCCGCGACGGGCAGGAGGCGCTCGACATGATGGAGACGCACCGGCCGGACCTGGCGCTGGTCGACTGGATGATGCCCCGGATGGACGGGGTCGAGCTGATCCGCCGGCTGCGCGCCGACCCGCTGACCTCCGCCCTGCCGGTGATCATGCTGACCGCCCGGAGCATGACCGTGGACAAGGTCGTCGGGCTGACCACCGGCGCCGACGACTACCTCACCAAACCGTTCGACACGGCCGAGCTGATCGCCCGGGTGTCCACGACGCTGCGCCGCAACAAGGAGTTCCGCGAGGTCTCCCCGCTGACCGGCCTGCCCGGCAACGCCCGCGTCCGCCGCGAGATCAGCGACCGCATGCGCGCCGGCGGCGACTACTCGGTCGGCTACATCGACATCGACCGATTCAAGAGCGTCAATGACGTGTACGGATTCGACCGCGGCGACGAGTTCATCATCGCCCTGGCCCGGAGCCTGCAACGCGCCAGCGCCGCCACCGGCAAACCGTCGATCTTCCTGGGCCACATCGGCGGCGACGACTTCGTCTTCATCTGCCACCCGGACCAGGTCCTGCCGCTGACCAAGAGCATGGTCACCGACTTCGAATCGGCCGCCGACCGCCTCTACGACCCGAAGGACGCCCAGCGCGGATACATCGAAGTCCCCGACCGGCGCGGCAACAAGCAGCGCGCCGCCCTGGTGACCCTCTCCATCGGCGTCGCCCAGGCCACCGCCGGCGGCCGGCAGTTCGACGACCCGCGGATGGTCATCGCGGTCGCCTCCGAGATGAAAAAGGTCGCCAAGTCGCAGCCCGGCTCCTACGTCGCGATCGACCGGCGGCGCAGCGAACCCGAGGCCTGA
- the rpe gene encoding ribulose-phosphate 3-epimerase — translation MTRSPIIAPSILASDFSRLAEEVHAIEGAADWAHVDVMDNHFVPNLTIGLPVVQSLRKATKLPFDVHLMITDPERWAPGYAEAGAYNVTFHAEACADPVALAKTLRAAGAKAGLAIDRDTPVEPYLEMLPHFDTVLIMTIKAGFGGQKFLPEMLGKVRDVRRRVEAGNLEVRVEVDGGIAADTIEQAAEAGADAFVAGTAVYGAQDPAEAVRKLRALAAERMGKSM, via the coding sequence GTGACACGATCGCCGATCATCGCGCCGAGCATCCTCGCCTCCGACTTCTCCCGCCTCGCCGAGGAAGTGCACGCCATCGAGGGGGCCGCGGACTGGGCGCACGTGGACGTCATGGACAACCATTTCGTGCCGAATCTCACCATCGGCCTGCCCGTGGTGCAGAGTCTGCGCAAGGCGACCAAGCTCCCGTTCGACGTGCACCTGATGATCACCGATCCCGAGCGGTGGGCGCCGGGCTACGCCGAGGCCGGGGCGTACAACGTGACGTTCCACGCCGAGGCCTGCGCGGACCCGGTGGCGCTGGCCAAGACGCTGCGCGCGGCGGGCGCCAAGGCCGGGCTGGCCATCGACCGGGACACGCCGGTCGAGCCGTACCTGGAGATGCTGCCGCATTTCGACACCGTGCTGATCATGACGATCAAGGCCGGTTTCGGCGGCCAGAAGTTCCTGCCGGAGATGCTCGGCAAGGTGCGTGACGTGCGCCGGCGCGTCGAGGCCGGCAACCTCGAGGTGCGTGTCGAGGTGGACGGCGGGATCGCGGCGGACACCATCGAGCAGGCCGCCGAGGCGGGTGCGGACGCGTTCGTGGCGGGCACCGCCGTCTATGGCGCGCAGGATCCGGCGGAGGCGGTGCGTAAGCTTCGGGCACTGGCCGCCGAGCGGATGGGGAAGTCGATGTGA
- a CDS encoding acyltransferase family protein, protein MTTTLQQRRVPESPAPTSQTRPRRPHRIAVVDGLRLLAALAVALYHLCGDLPVAKAWEARPQDIFPGLFPIAAYGWLGVELFFMISGFVICMSCWGRTPGQFFRSRVVRLFPAYWPAVLITTTVVALWPVATHRLPIDQVIANLTMLHTPLGVSNVDTAYWTLWAEMRFYLLFGVAAVWRGLTLRRTLLFCYGWLVAAVLAGGSKLPVLAQLFQPSFAPLFVAGIAFYLIHRFGADLQLWGVVALSWALAVHNVVGRVGATAAANRQPLDARIAMLLVTVFFVVMAVIALGWTARIQWRWLTWAGALTYPFYLLHQYIGWSIIHGLSGVRPRLLVLAGVIVALLFAAWLLHRLVERPLARVLKDRLEQAAAGMRAKDAPA, encoded by the coding sequence ATGACCACGACGCTGCAACAGCGCCGCGTGCCGGAGAGCCCCGCCCCCACCTCGCAGACCCGCCCGCGCCGGCCGCACCGGATCGCGGTCGTCGACGGGCTCCGGCTCCTGGCCGCGCTGGCCGTCGCCCTCTACCACCTCTGCGGCGACCTGCCGGTGGCCAAGGCGTGGGAGGCCCGCCCCCAGGACATCTTCCCCGGACTCTTCCCGATCGCGGCCTACGGCTGGCTCGGCGTCGAGCTGTTCTTCATGATCAGCGGGTTCGTCATCTGCATGAGCTGCTGGGGGCGTACCCCGGGGCAGTTCTTCCGGTCCCGGGTGGTCCGCCTCTTCCCCGCCTACTGGCCGGCGGTGCTGATCACCACGACGGTCGTGGCGCTGTGGCCGGTCGCCACCCACCGGCTGCCGATCGACCAGGTGATCGCCAATCTCACCATGCTGCACACGCCGCTGGGCGTGTCGAACGTGGACACCGCGTACTGGACGCTCTGGGCCGAGATGCGGTTCTACCTGCTGTTCGGGGTCGCCGCGGTGTGGCGCGGCCTGACCCTGCGGCGCACCCTGCTGTTCTGCTACGGCTGGCTGGTCGCCGCGGTGCTGGCCGGCGGCAGCAAGTTGCCGGTGCTGGCGCAGCTGTTCCAGCCCTCGTTCGCGCCGCTGTTCGTGGCCGGCATCGCCTTCTACCTGATCCACCGCTTCGGAGCGGACCTGCAGCTGTGGGGCGTGGTCGCGCTGTCCTGGGCGCTCGCCGTGCACAACGTGGTGGGCCGGGTGGGCGCCACCGCCGCGGCGAACCGCCAGCCGCTCGACGCCCGGATCGCCATGCTGCTGGTGACCGTGTTCTTCGTCGTCATGGCGGTCATCGCGCTGGGCTGGACCGCCCGGATCCAGTGGCGCTGGCTGACCTGGGCCGGGGCGCTGACCTACCCGTTCTACCTGCTGCACCAGTACATCGGCTGGTCGATCATCCACGGGTTGAGCGGGGTGCGCCCCCGCCTGCTCGTGCTCGCCGGGGTGATCGTGGCGCTGCTGTTCGCCGCCTGGCTGCTGCACCGGCTGGTGGAGAGGCCGCTGGCCCGGGTGCTGAAGGACCGGCTGGAGCAGGCCGCCGCCGGGATGCGGGCGAAGGACGCGCCAGCGTGA
- a CDS encoding RsmB/NOP family class I SAM-dependent RNA methyltransferase translates to MTEHRASRPHGAGPRRPAGPGHPRDQRSGRAPRGGRPPSDPARQAAYEAIAAVHRDDAYANLVLADILGGMGLSGRDAAFATELTYGTLRALGTLDLIVADAAGREVARIDPPARDALRLGAYQLLHTRVPAHAAVNQTVDLVRSVAPGAAGFANAVMRTISETPLEGWLAKLAPSYDDDPVGNLSVLHHHPQWVVRSFAEALGGDLEDTARLLIEDNQPPAVHLCARPGRADAIELADEVGGVPGAFSPYAVYLTGGAPRDLAAIREGRAHVQDEGSQLVAAALLAAPVEGRDTRWLDLCAGPGGKTGLIGAIAAGRGAEVTAVEVAEHRARLVEQATEGMPVTVFPMDGRSVGRDPDLPEEAFDRVLVDAPCTGLGSLRRRPESRWRRQPADLPPLTRLQRELLVAALRAVRPGGVVAYVTCSPHMVETQVTVSEGARRSGVEVDFVDARPLLPPGMPGLGPGPTVQLWPHRHGTDAMFLAVLRRTS, encoded by the coding sequence GTGACCGAACATCGGGCTTCACGGCCGCACGGCGCCGGCCCACGGCGGCCGGCCGGACCGGGACATCCGCGGGATCAGCGCAGCGGGCGGGCTCCGCGCGGCGGCCGGCCGCCGTCGGATCCGGCGCGGCAGGCGGCGTACGAGGCGATCGCCGCCGTGCACCGCGACGACGCGTACGCGAACCTGGTACTGGCCGACATCCTCGGCGGGATGGGGCTGTCCGGGCGGGACGCGGCGTTCGCCACCGAGCTGACGTACGGCACGCTGCGCGCGCTGGGAACCCTCGACCTGATCGTCGCCGACGCGGCCGGCCGGGAGGTGGCCCGGATCGACCCGCCGGCCCGCGACGCCCTGCGGCTCGGCGCATACCAGCTGCTGCACACCCGGGTGCCGGCGCACGCCGCGGTCAACCAGACGGTCGACCTGGTGCGGTCGGTGGCGCCGGGCGCGGCCGGGTTCGCCAACGCGGTGATGCGCACCATCTCGGAGACCCCGCTGGAGGGGTGGCTGGCGAAGCTCGCCCCGTCGTACGACGACGACCCGGTCGGGAACCTGTCCGTGCTGCACCACCACCCGCAGTGGGTGGTCCGGTCGTTCGCCGAGGCGCTCGGCGGTGACCTGGAGGACACCGCCCGGCTGCTGATCGAGGACAACCAGCCGCCGGCCGTGCACCTGTGCGCGCGTCCGGGGCGGGCCGACGCGATCGAGCTGGCCGACGAGGTGGGCGGGGTGCCGGGGGCGTTCTCGCCGTACGCGGTCTATCTCACCGGCGGCGCGCCGCGTGACCTGGCCGCCATCCGCGAGGGCCGCGCCCACGTCCAGGACGAGGGCTCCCAGCTGGTCGCGGCGGCGCTGCTGGCCGCCCCGGTCGAGGGCCGCGACACCCGCTGGCTGGACCTGTGTGCCGGGCCCGGCGGCAAGACCGGCCTGATCGGCGCGATCGCCGCCGGCCGGGGCGCCGAGGTGACCGCGGTCGAGGTCGCCGAGCACCGTGCCCGCCTGGTCGAGCAGGCCACCGAGGGGATGCCGGTGACGGTCTTCCCGATGGACGGCCGCTCGGTGGGCCGTGACCCGGACCTGCCGGAGGAGGCGTTCGACCGGGTGCTGGTGGACGCGCCGTGCACCGGGCTGGGCTCGCTGCGGCGCCGGCCCGAGTCACGCTGGCGCCGGCAGCCGGCCGATCTGCCGCCGCTGACCCGGCTGCAGCGGGAACTGCTGGTGGCGGCGCTGCGGGCGGTGCGCCCGGGCGGCGTGGTGGCGTACGTGACGTGCTCCCCGCACATGGTGGAGACTCAGGTGACGGTCAGTGAGGGGGCCCGGCGCAGCGGCGTCGAGGTCGACTTCGTGGACGCCCGGCCGCTGCTGCCGCCGGGGATGCCGGGGCTCGGCCCGGGGCCGACGGTGCAGCTGTGGCCGCACCGGCACGGCACCGACGCGATGTTCCTGGCGGTGCTGCGGCGGACCAGCTGA
- the fmt gene encoding methionyl-tRNA formyltransferase, translating into MRLVFAGTPEVALPSLDAIAASGHELVAVVTRPDAPAGRGRRLVRSPAGAWADERGIEVLTPEKPRDPEFQQRLRELAPDCVPVVAYGALVPPSALEIPKHGWVNLHFSLLPAWRGAAPVQHAVLHGDEVTGASVFELEAGLDTGPVYGTVTDQIRFNDTSGDLLERLAHEGAGLLVAVLDAIEAGTARAHPQPHDGVSLAPKLTAEDARIRWSDPAFAVDRRIRACTPAPGAWTTLRGDRLKLGPVRPVANAPHLPPGELRVERTQVLAGTATTPVQLGEVRAAGKKPMAATDWARGMRIEAGEKLA; encoded by the coding sequence ATGCGCCTGGTCTTCGCCGGCACGCCCGAGGTGGCGCTGCCCAGCCTGGACGCGATCGCCGCGTCCGGGCACGAACTGGTCGCCGTGGTGACCCGGCCGGACGCCCCGGCCGGGCGAGGCCGCCGCCTGGTGCGCTCACCGGCCGGCGCGTGGGCCGACGAACGGGGCATCGAGGTGCTCACCCCGGAGAAACCGCGCGACCCGGAGTTCCAGCAGCGGCTGCGCGAGCTGGCGCCGGACTGTGTGCCGGTGGTGGCGTACGGCGCGCTGGTGCCCCCGTCCGCCCTGGAGATCCCCAAGCACGGCTGGGTGAACCTGCACTTCTCGCTGCTGCCGGCCTGGCGCGGTGCGGCGCCCGTGCAGCACGCTGTGCTGCACGGTGACGAGGTGACCGGCGCCAGCGTCTTCGAGCTGGAGGCGGGTCTGGACACCGGCCCGGTGTACGGCACGGTCACCGACCAGATCCGGTTCAACGACACCTCCGGCGACCTGCTGGAGCGCCTCGCCCACGAGGGCGCCGGGCTGCTCGTCGCGGTGCTCGACGCGATCGAGGCGGGCACCGCGCGGGCGCATCCGCAGCCGCACGACGGGGTCAGCCTGGCACCGAAACTCACCGCCGAGGACGCGCGGATCCGCTGGAGCGACCCGGCGTTCGCGGTGGACCGGCGGATCCGGGCGTGCACCCCGGCGCCGGGCGCGTGGACGACACTGCGCGGCGACCGGCTCAAGCTGGGCCCGGTCCGCCCCGTAGCGAACGCCCCGCACCTTCCGCCGGGCGAGCTGCGGGTGGAGCGCACCCAGGTGCTGGCCGGCACCGCGACCACGCCGGTGCAACTGGGCGAGGTCCGCGCGGCCGGCAAGAAACCGATGGCCGCGACCGACTGGGCGCGCGGCATGCGTATCGAGGCAGGGGAAAAACTGGCGTGA
- the def gene encoding peptide deformylase codes for MTVQPIRLFGDPVLRTEADPVVDFDVELRKLVKDLTDTMLDEGGAGLAAPQLGVGLRVFTFDVDDVVGHIVNPVLSFPDDEEQDGPEGCLSIPGIYIDTKRRQNVVANGFNEYGDPIQLVGTGLMARCVQHETDHLDGVLFLDRLDAAARKEAMKQIRSAEWYDAAKPPTIKESPHGRGIFGLGR; via the coding sequence GTGACCGTCCAGCCCATCCGTCTTTTCGGTGATCCGGTGCTGCGCACCGAGGCCGACCCGGTCGTCGATTTCGACGTCGAGCTCCGCAAGCTGGTCAAGGACCTCACCGACACCATGCTGGACGAGGGCGGCGCCGGTCTGGCCGCCCCGCAGCTCGGGGTCGGCCTGCGGGTGTTCACCTTCGATGTCGACGACGTGGTCGGGCACATCGTCAACCCGGTGCTGTCGTTCCCGGACGACGAGGAGCAGGACGGCCCGGAGGGCTGCCTCTCCATCCCGGGCATCTACATCGACACCAAGCGCCGGCAGAACGTCGTGGCGAACGGCTTCAACGAGTACGGCGACCCGATCCAGCTGGTCGGCACCGGGCTGATGGCGCGGTGCGTGCAGCACGAGACCGATCACCTGGACGGCGTGCTGTTCCTGGACCGGTTGGACGCGGCCGCGCGCAAGGAAGCGATGAAGCAGATCCGCTCCGCGGAGTGGTACGACGCGGCCAAGCCCCCGACGATCAAGGAGAGCCCGCACGGCCGGGGCATCTTCGGCCTGGGGCGGTGA
- a CDS encoding primosomal protein N' produces MATKGVRAEREPAERLPVARVCVDVQLPHLDRPFDYLVASADDEAAQPGVRVKVRFAGQLVSGFLLARAEASEHQGRLAYLERVVSPERVLDPEVARLARAVADRYAGSLADVLRLAVPPRHARVEAQAASAAAGPDGAATGAGAGVRPRVSAAGADSAGASPVAGDVATAGDVATAGDVATAGDAATGGDDGVAGDAATGADAGVAGGAATADDDRGAGTGGAVATGGVAIAGGAAPTGGGVAGGWDSYVAGPAYLRALQEGRPARAVWSALPGEDWPVRIAEAAAATVRGGRGVVIVVADARDLERVDRALGRVLGPDRHVALNAALGPAERYRRFLAASRHQVAVVAGTRAAMWAPVARLGLVVIWDDGDDLHSEPRSPYPHAREVLLTRAQLVDCAALVGGFARTGEGQLLLETGWAREIAAERAVLRRRQPAISPTGDDPQLARDPGAVTARLPSLAWQAARQALQAGAPVLVQVPRRGYLPSVACAECRNPARCPACSGPLALHNLRDVPVCRWCGRSFPAYTCQVCGERRLRASVIGARRTAEELGRAFPGVPVRTSGRDEILDTVPGEPAMVVATPGAEPVAEGGYGTVLLLDTWALLSRADLRAAEETMRRWLNASALARPAPAGGRVIVVADGSLAPVQALLRWDPGWFAARELAERRELGFPPAARMASVTGPAPAVAELLTIADLPDGAEQLGPVPAGDEQERMLLRVARSRALDLARALHVAAGVRSARKAAVAVRIQVDPADLF; encoded by the coding sequence ATGGCGACCAAGGGTGTGCGTGCGGAGCGGGAGCCGGCGGAACGACTGCCGGTGGCCCGGGTGTGTGTCGACGTCCAGCTGCCGCATCTTGATCGCCCGTTCGACTATCTGGTCGCCAGCGCCGACGACGAGGCCGCGCAGCCGGGAGTGCGGGTCAAGGTGCGGTTCGCCGGGCAGCTGGTGAGCGGCTTCCTGCTCGCCCGAGCCGAGGCGTCCGAGCATCAGGGCAGGCTGGCGTACCTGGAAAGGGTGGTCTCCCCGGAGCGGGTGCTCGACCCGGAGGTGGCGCGGCTGGCCAGGGCCGTCGCCGACCGCTATGCCGGCAGCCTCGCCGACGTGCTGCGCCTCGCGGTCCCGCCACGGCATGCCCGGGTGGAGGCGCAGGCCGCCAGTGCGGCGGCCGGCCCGGACGGGGCCGCGACCGGCGCCGGCGCTGGCGTCCGTCCGCGGGTTTCCGCTGCGGGTGCCGACTCGGCCGGGGCCTCGCCGGTGGCCGGCGATGTCGCTACGGCCGGTGATGTCGCTACGGCCGGTGATGTCGCTACCGCCGGGGATGCCGCTACGGGCGGGGATGACGGTGTGGCTGGTGATGCCGCTACAGGCGCCGATGCCGGTGTGGCCGGCGGTGCCGCTACCGCGGACGATGACCGTGGGGCGGGTACGGGTGGCGCGGTCGCCACGGGCGGTGTGGCCATTGCCGGCGGTGCTGCCCCCACCGGCGGCGGGGTCGCCGGTGGCTGGGACTCGTACGTCGCGGGCCCGGCCTATCTCCGCGCGCTCCAGGAGGGCCGGCCGGCTCGGGCGGTGTGGTCGGCGCTGCCGGGGGAGGACTGGCCGGTCCGGATCGCGGAGGCCGCCGCCGCGACGGTGCGGGGTGGCCGGGGCGTGGTGATCGTGGTGGCCGACGCGCGGGACCTGGAGCGGGTCGACCGGGCGCTGGGGCGGGTGCTCGGGCCGGACCGGCACGTCGCGCTGAACGCGGCGCTCGGCCCGGCGGAGCGGTACCGCCGGTTCCTGGCGGCCAGCCGGCACCAGGTCGCGGTGGTTGCCGGCACCCGGGCGGCGATGTGGGCCCCGGTGGCGCGGCTCGGGCTGGTGGTGATCTGGGACGACGGGGACGACCTGCACTCCGAGCCCCGATCGCCGTACCCGCACGCCCGGGAGGTGCTGCTCACCCGGGCGCAGCTCGTCGACTGCGCGGCGCTGGTCGGGGGCTTCGCGCGTACCGGGGAGGGGCAGCTGCTGCTGGAGACCGGATGGGCCCGGGAGATCGCCGCGGAGCGCGCGGTGCTGCGGCGGCGTCAGCCGGCGATCTCGCCGACCGGCGACGACCCGCAGCTGGCCCGCGATCCCGGCGCGGTGACCGCCCGGCTGCCCAGCCTGGCCTGGCAGGCGGCCCGGCAGGCGTTGCAGGCCGGCGCCCCGGTGCTGGTCCAGGTGCCGAGGCGCGGATACCTGCCCTCGGTGGCGTGCGCGGAGTGCCGGAACCCGGCCCGCTGCCCGGCCTGTTCCGGGCCGCTGGCCCTGCACAACTTGCGGGACGTGCCGGTCTGCCGGTGGTGCGGGCGGTCGTTCCCGGCGTACACCTGCCAGGTCTGCGGCGAGCGGCGGCTGCGGGCCTCGGTGATCGGGGCCCGGCGTACGGCGGAGGAGCTGGGCCGGGCGTTCCCCGGTGTGCCGGTGCGCACGTCCGGGCGCGACGAGATCTTGGACACGGTTCCCGGTGAGCCGGCGATGGTGGTGGCCACCCCCGGGGCCGAGCCGGTGGCCGAGGGCGGCTACGGCACGGTGCTGCTGCTGGACACCTGGGCGCTGCTGAGCCGGGCCGACCTGCGCGCCGCCGAGGAGACGATGCGGCGCTGGCTGAACGCGTCCGCGCTGGCCCGGCCCGCCCCGGCGGGGGGCCGGGTGATCGTGGTGGCGGACGGCTCGCTGGCCCCGGTGCAGGCGCTGCTGCGCTGGGACCCGGGCTGGTTCGCCGCACGTGAGCTGGCCGAACGCCGTGAGCTGGGCTTCCCGCCCGCGGCCCGGATGGCCAGCGTGACCGGCCCGGCGCCGGCGGTCGCCGAGCTGCTGACGATCGCCGACCTGCCGGACGGCGCCGAGCAGCTCGGCCCGGTCCCGGCCGGCGACGAGCAGGAGCGGATGCTGCTCCGGGTGGCCCGGTCCCGGGCGCTGGACCTGGCGCGCGCCCTGCACGTGGCGGCCGGGGTGCGCAGCGCGCGTAAGGCGGCCGTCGCGGTGCGCATCCAGGTGGACCCGGCCGACCTCTTCTAG
- the metK gene encoding methionine adenosyltransferase: MARRLFTSESVTEGHPDKIADQISDGILDALLAQDPRSRVAVETLITTGQVHVAGEVTTQAYADIPSIVRDTILRIGYDSSKKGFDGASCGVSVSIGSQSPDIAQGVDSALELREGDSEHILDQQGAGDQGMMFGFACSETPELMPLPIALAHRLARRLSAARKDGTIPYLRPDGKTQVTIEYDGLRPVRLDTVVVSSQHAADISLESLLTPDVREHVIGPELDGLDLDTRDYRLLVNPTGRFEIGGPMGDAGLTGRKIIVDTYGGYARHGGGAFSGKDPSKVDRSAAYAMRWVAKNVVAAGLAERCETQVAYAIGKAHPVSLFVETFGTENVPVERIEKAIKEVFDLRPAAIIRDLDLLRPIYQQTAAYGHFGRELPDLRWESTDRAQDLKNAAS; this comes from the coding sequence GTGGCACGCCGCCTGTTCACTTCCGAGTCGGTCACGGAAGGCCACCCGGACAAGATCGCTGACCAGATCAGCGACGGGATTCTCGACGCCCTGCTCGCCCAGGACCCGCGCAGCCGCGTCGCGGTCGAGACCCTGATCACCACCGGCCAGGTGCACGTAGCGGGCGAGGTCACCACGCAGGCCTACGCCGACATCCCCAGCATCGTGCGCGACACCATCCTGCGGATCGGTTACGACTCGTCGAAGAAGGGCTTCGACGGCGCGTCGTGCGGCGTGAGTGTCTCCATCGGCTCGCAGTCACCGGACATCGCGCAGGGCGTGGACAGCGCCCTGGAGCTGCGCGAGGGCGACTCCGAGCACATCCTGGACCAGCAGGGCGCCGGCGACCAGGGCATGATGTTCGGCTTCGCCTGCTCGGAGACGCCCGAGCTGATGCCGCTGCCGATCGCCCTGGCGCACCGGCTGGCGCGCCGGCTGTCCGCCGCCCGCAAGGACGGCACGATCCCGTACCTGCGGCCCGACGGCAAGACCCAGGTCACCATCGAGTACGACGGCCTGCGCCCGGTCCGCCTGGACACCGTCGTGGTGTCCTCGCAGCACGCCGCCGACATCTCGCTGGAGTCGCTGCTGACCCCCGACGTGCGCGAGCACGTGATCGGCCCCGAGCTCGACGGCCTCGACCTCGACACCCGCGACTACCGGCTGCTGGTCAACCCGACCGGCCGCTTCGAGATCGGCGGCCCGATGGGCGACGCCGGCCTGACCGGCCGCAAGATCATCGTCGACACGTACGGCGGTTACGCCCGGCACGGCGGCGGCGCCTTCTCCGGCAAGGACCCGTCCAAGGTGGACCGCTCGGCGGCGTACGCGATGCGCTGGGTGGCCAAGAACGTGGTCGCCGCCGGCCTCGCCGAGCGGTGCGAGACCCAGGTCGCGTACGCGATCGGCAAGGCGCACCCGGTCAGCCTCTTCGTCGAGACGTTCGGCACCGAGAACGTGCCGGTCGAGCGGATCGAGAAGGCCATCAAGGAGGTCTTCGACCTGCGGCCGGCCGCGATCATCCGCGACCTGGACCTGCTCCGGCCGATCTACCAGCAGACCGCTGCCTACGGCCACTTCGGCCGGGAGCTGCCGGACCTGCGGTGGGAGAGCACCGACCGGGCCCAGGATCTGAAGAACGCCGCTTCCTGA